The genomic segment AATAGTGAGTTATTTGAAAAAATACCAAATGACAAGAAAAAAATGAATGAGATAGTTAGACCAAGTGAAACTTATCTACAGGATGCTTGGAGAAGATTAAAACAAAACAAGCTTGCGATGGGAGGATTAGTTTTTGTTATATTAATAACTATACTTGCTATAGTTGGCCCAATGTTATCAAAGTATAATTATTATTCTCAGAATTTTAGAATTGCAAACCAAAACCCTAGTGCGACTCATTGGCTCGGTACTGATAAGTTTGGTCGCGACCAATTTGTAAGAATATTATATGGAGCAAGAATTTCACTTATCATTGCATATGTTGCAAGTATATTAAATCTTGTTGTAGGAATTTTGTATGGTAGTATTGCAGGATATGCAGGTGGTATTGTTGATAATTTAATGATGAGGATTGTTGATGTAATTTGGTCAGTACCTAGTATGATTTATGTTATTCTCTTGATGGTTATACTTACTAAACCAAATCATCCATCAGCCGATGGGGGTATGTTAAATATTATAATTGCAATGGCAATATCCTTTTGGGTGGTAATGGCAAGAATAGTTCGTTCGCAAGTTATGGCACTAAAGGAACAGGAATTTGTCCTTGCTGCAAAGGTTTCAGGTGCGTCTAGCATGAGAATAATACTAAAACATCTTATTCCAAATAGTATGGGACCGATAATAGTAACAATGACAATGTCTGTACCGGGTGCTATTTTTACAGAAGCTTTTCTTAGTTTTATAGGACTTGGAATTTCTGCACCTCAAGCATCATGGGGAAGCCTTGCGTCAGAAGCATTAGATGGATACCAACTTTACCCATTACAATTGTTTTTCCCGGCGATGGCAATATGTTTAACAATACTTGCATTTAATTTCCTTGGTGACGGCTTAAGAGATGCTCTAGATCCAAAGATGAGAAAATAAGTAAGGGGGGAATTATGGAAAAATTACTTGAAATAAATAATTTAAAAACATCTTTTTTTACACATGTAGGAGAGGTGCAGGCTGTAGGTGGAGTATCCTTTTACTTAAATAAAGGTGAGGCTCTTGGAATAGTTGGAGAATCCGGAAGTGGAAAAAGCGTTACTATGATGTCACTTATGAGACTACTTGCTGATACAGGGAAAATAATAGATGGTGAAATGCTATTCCAAGGAAAAGATTTAGCAAAGATTTCCGAGAAAGAAATGGAAAAAATAAGAGGAAATGAAATTGGAATGATATTTCAGGACCCCATGACTTCCCTAAATCCTGTATTCAACATAGGTAATCAAATAATGGAACCATTACTTAAACATAGAGGATTAAGTAAGCAAGAAGCTTTTGATAAGTCAGTGAAAATGCTTTCATTAGTTGGAATCCCAAGTCCTGAAAAAAGAATGAAACAATACCCTCATGAATTTTCTGGTGGTATGAGACAACGTGCAATGATTGCTATGGCATTATGTTGTGAACCAAAATTGTTAATTGCAGATGAACCTACAACAGCCCTAGATGTTACTATACAGGCACAAATTCTTGAACTTATGAAGGATATTAAAGAAAAATTAAACACTTCTATTATTCTTATAACGCATGATTTAGGCGTGGTTGCAGATGTTTGCGACAGAATAAATGTTATGTACGGTGGATTAATTGCAGAGACGGGGTCTACTAAGGACTTATTTTATAATCCAAGGCATCCATATACTTGGGGGCTTTTAAATAGTATTCCAAATCCCCAAAGTACCATAAGGGAAAAACTGAAACCAATAGAGGGTCAACCGCCAGATTTGTTAAAACCTCCTGTGGGATGTCCATTTGCAGCTAGATGTAATTATTCTATGAAGATTTGTGAAAAGCAAAGACCGCCATTATTTCAAATTAGTCCTGAGCATAATGCAGCTTGCTTTCTAAATCACCCTAGTGCACCTAAGGTAAAAGCACCTGTTGGAAGGGGGAGTTTATAATGAGTGTTGAAAAAGTATTAGTTGAAATAAAAGATTTGAAAAAATATTTTCCTGTTAAAAAGGGATTGTTTGGTACAGCTCATAGTTATGTAAAAGCAGTAGATGGTATTTCTTTTACGATCAATAAAGGTGAGACTTTAGGGCTTGTGGGAGAATCAGGCTGTGGTAAAACAACCTGTGGAAGAACAATAATAAAGCTATATGAACCAACTGGTGGACAAATAATATACGATGGACATGATTTATCAAAGTTAAGTCAAAAGCAGATGCTTCCTTATAGAAAAAAAATTCAAATGATATTCCAAGACCCCTATGCTTCGTTAAATTCAAGAATGACTGTTGGCGACATAGTTGGTGAATCAATTGACATTCATGGTGTTTATAAAGGTAAGGATAGAATGGCAAGAATTCAAGAACTGTTAACAACGGTGGGATTAAACAGTGAACATTCTAGCAGATATCCACATGAATTTTCTGGCGGTCAAAGACAAAGAATTGGTATAGCTAGGTCTATAGCAGTGCAACCAGAATTTATAATTTGTGATGAACCTATATCTGCACTTGATGTTTCCATACAAGCACAGATTATAAATATGCTCGAAGAGTTGCAAGAAAATATGGGATTAACATATCTTTTTATAGCTCATGATTTATCAATGGTTAAGCATATATCAAATAGAATTGGAGTTATGTATTTAGGTAAAATGGTTGAAATAGGTAAAAGTGATGAGGTATATAGCCTCCCAATGCATCCATATACTCAGGCGCTACTTTCGGCTATTCCAATACCGGACCCTGAAGGTGCAGCACTAAGAAAGAGGATTATGCTTGAGGGAGAAATACCATCACCTATAGATCCTCCACCGGGATGTAGATTTAAAGGTAGATGTAAATATGCTAAGGCAATATGTTCAGAGGTAGACCCAGAGCTTAAAAATTTAGGGGCAGACCACTTTGTGGCTTGTCATTTATTTTAAATGGTATAAAAATTTTGTTTAGCGAATATATTATTGAGTATAATTCGATGCTTTGCAACGAATAGTTATATATATAACAGGGGGGAATAATAAAAATGAATAAATCAACAAAGATTAGTGCAACTTTGCTTGCGGTAACCTTAGGGGTATCATTGCTATCGGGCTGTGGCACTAAAGCGGCACCAGAGGCTAATGGCAAGGTGCCGCAGGTAATAACTTTCAATTTAGGTGCAGAACCTAAGACTATCGATCCAGCATTAAGTCAGGCAAGTGACAGTGCAGATGTTATCGGAAATGCTTTTGAGGGTTTGATGAGATTGGATGATAAAGATAAACCAATTCCAGGTATGGCTGACAGGTATGAAATGTCAAAAGATGGTTTGACTTATACGTTTCATATTAGAAGTGGCGCTCAATGGTCAGATGGCAAACCAGTTGTTGCTGGTGATTTCGAATATGCGTGGAAAAGAGTTTTAAAGCCTGCAACTGCTTCTGTATATTCTTATCAACTTTTTTACTTGAAGAATGCCCAAGGGTATAATGAAAGCGAACTTGCAGCTGACAAGAAAACAGCTGGTGTAAAATCAGCAACTGTTGATGAAGTCGGAGTTAAGGCTAAAGATGATTCAACTCTTGTAGTTACCCTCGAAAACCCAACTGCTTACTTCTTATCACTTATGGCTTTCGAAACATATATGCCGATTAGAAAAGATGTAGCAGATAAAGATGCTTCTTGGGCAACCAAACCTGCAACTTATATTACTAATGGTGCATTTAAAATGAAAGAATGGAAACCTAAGGATGTTTTGACTTTTGTAAAAAACGACAAATATTGGGATGTTAAAAATATTAAACTTGATACTCTTAACTATAAAATGTTAGAGGATCAAACAGCAGCACTTTCAGCATATAAAGCCGGTCAAATGGATCTCATTAAAGACCCACCACAATCAGAAATTCCTGCGCTTGTAGCAGATGGTAGTTGCAAAATCACTCCTAATTATGCAACTTACTACTATGTGCTAAATCTTACAGCAGAGGCGGTTAAGATAAATCCAGAGGCTGCTAAGGCTATACAAAACCCTAAAGTAAGAAAAGCATTATCGCTTGCCCTTAACAGAAAAGACATAGTTGATAACGTTAGTAAAGGTGGGCAAACCCCAGCAACGTCATTTGTTCCAAAAGGGAGTCTAGAACCAAATGGTAAGGATTTTGCAAATAAAGCTTACTACCCAGCGGAGGGAGATATAGCTCAAGCTAAAAAATTACTAGCTGAAGCAGGGTATCCCGATGGAAAAGGATTCCCTAAAATAACTTTACTCTATAACACCCTTGCGGGACACCAAAATATAGCTGCTGCAGTTCAAGATATGTGGAAAACAAATCTTGGAGTAAATATAGAACTTAAGAACCAAGAATGGAAGGTATTCATACAAACAAGAAATACTAAGCAATATATTCTTGCAAGAAATGGCTGGAATGCAGACTACACAGATCCAATGACATTCCTTGATTTATTTACAACAAGTTCAGGAAATAATGACGCTGGATACAGTAATCCAGCATATGATGCAAAAATAATAGCTGCAAAAAAGGAATTAGATCCAGCTAAGAGAATGGCTATTTTGCATGAAGCAGAAGACATTATTATGAACAATGATGTTGTAATTCCTATTTATGGGTATACAAATACAATGGTTTCAAAACCAAATATTATGGGAGTTCGTACATCAGCTTTAGGAAAACATTGGTTCCAAAAAGCCTACGTAACTGCTGCTAAATAACATAAAATAGCAAAATAATAAAATGCCCTATAGAATAGATAAAAGTCTATGCTGTAGGGCATTTTTATGAAAATAAAAGAGGTGGGTTAACAGATCTAATGGGGGAATAGATGTTAACCGTCTCTAATGTTTTCTCAGGTATTAGTAGGCAGTATCTATACATAAAATAATTCCTAAAAAGAATTACTTAGAATATTTTATTTGAGTAATGATTAAAGTGTTACAAATTTTTTAGATTTTTTATAAAAAAGGTTGTTAACTGCCACTAAGTTGGTATAAAATTTAACCGGACATAGTTATTTATTTTGAAAGGAAGGATAAGCATGAATTATGATGAATCTATAGCTTACATAAAAAATACAGCAAAGTTTGGTAGCAAACTTGGGCTTGAGAGAACTGAAAAAATATTAGAACTTTTAGGAAACCCGCATAAAAAATTAAAGTGTATACATATTGCAGGAACTAATGGGAAAGGTTCAACTACTGCTATGGTTACTACGATTTTGGTCGAAGCTGGATATAAAGTAGGCTCATATACTTCGCCATTTATTGAAGAGTTTGAAGAAAGAATGCAAATAAATAATAAAAACATCTCTAAAGGAGATTTAAGTGATGTTGTAACAGAGGTTTCTAAAGCGGTAGAAAAGGTAGTGGAACTAGGATATAGTAATCCAACAGAGTTTGAAATCATTACCTGCGCGGGTTTTTTATATTTTTATAAAAACAATATAGATTTTGCAGTGGTTGAAGTAGGGATAGGTGGAAGGCTTGACTCAACAAATGTAATTACACCTATTTTAAGTATTATTGCATCTATTAGTTTGGACCATACGCTAATACTCGGAGATACTATCGCTAAAATTGCTTGTGAAAAAGCAGGTATTATTAAAGAGGGGATTCCCGTAGTTATGTTTCCGCAACAAAAACAAAGCGAAGAAGTAATAGAAAGAATATGTAGAGAAAAAAAATGCAAATTAATAAAAGTATCACAGGATTCAGCGGTATATTTAGGGAAGGGAAATTTACAATATAGTGCAGTGGATTCAATGGAAGAAACAATGTGTGCTAGTAATAATGCTATAACTCAAAAATTGAAAGTGCAAACTTCAAATAATGATTATACTATTGATTTATCACTTTTAGGAAAACATCAATTACTAAACTGTTCTGTAGCGGTTCATGCTATAGAGGAGCTTATAGAGCAAGGCGCAATGATTAATAGAGATCATATAATAACAGGGCTTGGGAGTGTAGTGTGGCCAGCAAGGCTTGAGGTGATGCATAAAAAGCCTTTAGTAGTTATAGATGGTGCACACAATATAGATGGTATAGAAAAACTTACGCAGAGTATTGATATGTACTTTAACTACAAAAAAATCATATTAATTTTAGGAATCCTTGCGGATAAGCAAGTGGAAGAGATGATAAAAACTATAGTTCCAAAGGTGAGTAGAGTTATTACTGTTACCCCCCATAGCGAT from the Clostridium sp. CM027 genome contains:
- a CDS encoding ABC transporter permease, which produces MEINSELFEKIPNDKKKMNEIVRPSETYLQDAWRRLKQNKLAMGGLVFVILITILAIVGPMLSKYNYYSQNFRIANQNPSATHWLGTDKFGRDQFVRILYGARISLIIAYVASILNLVVGILYGSIAGYAGGIVDNLMMRIVDVIWSVPSMIYVILLMVILTKPNHPSADGGMLNIIIAMAISFWVVMARIVRSQVMALKEQEFVLAAKVSGASSMRIILKHLIPNSMGPIIVTMTMSVPGAIFTEAFLSFIGLGISAPQASWGSLASEALDGYQLYPLQLFFPAMAICLTILAFNFLGDGLRDALDPKMRK
- a CDS encoding ABC transporter ATP-binding protein; its protein translation is MEKLLEINNLKTSFFTHVGEVQAVGGVSFYLNKGEALGIVGESGSGKSVTMMSLMRLLADTGKIIDGEMLFQGKDLAKISEKEMEKIRGNEIGMIFQDPMTSLNPVFNIGNQIMEPLLKHRGLSKQEAFDKSVKMLSLVGIPSPEKRMKQYPHEFSGGMRQRAMIAMALCCEPKLLIADEPTTALDVTIQAQILELMKDIKEKLNTSIILITHDLGVVADVCDRINVMYGGLIAETGSTKDLFYNPRHPYTWGLLNSIPNPQSTIREKLKPIEGQPPDLLKPPVGCPFAARCNYSMKICEKQRPPLFQISPEHNAACFLNHPSAPKVKAPVGRGSL
- a CDS encoding ABC transporter ATP-binding protein, which translates into the protein MSVEKVLVEIKDLKKYFPVKKGLFGTAHSYVKAVDGISFTINKGETLGLVGESGCGKTTCGRTIIKLYEPTGGQIIYDGHDLSKLSQKQMLPYRKKIQMIFQDPYASLNSRMTVGDIVGESIDIHGVYKGKDRMARIQELLTTVGLNSEHSSRYPHEFSGGQRQRIGIARSIAVQPEFIICDEPISALDVSIQAQIINMLEELQENMGLTYLFIAHDLSMVKHISNRIGVMYLGKMVEIGKSDEVYSLPMHPYTQALLSAIPIPDPEGAALRKRIMLEGEIPSPIDPPPGCRFKGRCKYAKAICSEVDPELKNLGADHFVACHLF
- a CDS encoding peptide ABC transporter substrate-binding protein, translating into MNKSTKISATLLAVTLGVSLLSGCGTKAAPEANGKVPQVITFNLGAEPKTIDPALSQASDSADVIGNAFEGLMRLDDKDKPIPGMADRYEMSKDGLTYTFHIRSGAQWSDGKPVVAGDFEYAWKRVLKPATASVYSYQLFYLKNAQGYNESELAADKKTAGVKSATVDEVGVKAKDDSTLVVTLENPTAYFLSLMAFETYMPIRKDVADKDASWATKPATYITNGAFKMKEWKPKDVLTFVKNDKYWDVKNIKLDTLNYKMLEDQTAALSAYKAGQMDLIKDPPQSEIPALVADGSCKITPNYATYYYVLNLTAEAVKINPEAAKAIQNPKVRKALSLALNRKDIVDNVSKGGQTPATSFVPKGSLEPNGKDFANKAYYPAEGDIAQAKKLLAEAGYPDGKGFPKITLLYNTLAGHQNIAAAVQDMWKTNLGVNIELKNQEWKVFIQTRNTKQYILARNGWNADYTDPMTFLDLFTTSSGNNDAGYSNPAYDAKIIAAKKELDPAKRMAILHEAEDIIMNNDVVIPIYGYTNTMVSKPNIMGVRTSALGKHWFQKAYVTAAK
- a CDS encoding folylpolyglutamate synthase/dihydrofolate synthase family protein — protein: MNYDESIAYIKNTAKFGSKLGLERTEKILELLGNPHKKLKCIHIAGTNGKGSTTAMVTTILVEAGYKVGSYTSPFIEEFEERMQINNKNISKGDLSDVVTEVSKAVEKVVELGYSNPTEFEIITCAGFLYFYKNNIDFAVVEVGIGGRLDSTNVITPILSIIASISLDHTLILGDTIAKIACEKAGIIKEGIPVVMFPQQKQSEEVIERICREKKCKLIKVSQDSAVYLGKGNLQYSAVDSMEETMCASNNAITQKLKVQTSNNDYTIDLSLLGKHQLLNCSVAVHAIEELIEQGAMINRDHIITGLGSVVWPARLEVMHKKPLVVIDGAHNIDGIEKLTQSIDMYFNYKKIILILGILADKQVEEMIKTIVPKVSRVITVTPHSDRAELCEELKIQVEKYTMSCEAIEDYEDAYKKALSYCDEDDLLLVSGSLYMVGDMRKIIRNVHSY